A part of Gossypium hirsutum isolate 1008001.06 chromosome A07, Gossypium_hirsutum_v2.1, whole genome shotgun sequence genomic DNA contains:
- the LOC121203660 gene encoding flowering-promoting factor 1-like protein 1, translating into MSGVWIFDKNGVARLISNPTRESFEEKDPIYPGTSTAPGARPRDLVYRPTNQVIRSYSELEQRLGELGWTRYYNLDQPELLQFHKSANSCHLISLPRNFANFRSIHMYDIVVKNRSFFEVRDPSQT; encoded by the coding sequence ATGTCGGGTGTATGGATATTTGACAAAAATGGTGTGGCTCGATTGATATCCAATCCAACCAGAGAATCCTTCGAGGAAAAAGATCCTATTTATCCAGGAACGTCGACCGCACCAGGGGCTCGACCACGGGACCTAGTCTACCGCCCCACGAACCAAGTGATCCGCTCCTACTCCGAACTGGAGCAGCGTCTGGGTGAGCTTGGCTGGACTCGCTACTACAACTTGGACCAACCTGAGCTTCTTCAATTCCACAAATCAGCAAACTCATGTCACCTCATTTCCCTCCCAAGAAACTTCGCCAACTTCAGGTCCATACATATGTACGACATTGTCGTCAAGAACCGGTCTTTCTTCGAAGTACGTGATCCTTCACAGACGTGA